The Syngnathoides biaculeatus isolate LvHL_M chromosome 16, ASM1980259v1, whole genome shotgun sequence DNA segment AGcggcaagcaaaaaaaaaaaaaaaaaaaaaaaaatatacatacagcACGTACTTAGACGTACTCCGGCCTCACGACAAAGCGGTACGCAAATTTTTCACCGGGACACGGGTAGGTCGGCACTTTGGTCCCGTTGACTGCGACGTAGGCCATGTCGTTTTTGAACTCCTGAACCTGACACACGTACTTATCCTGACAAATGACGAGAAGCCGGTTGCGGTAGGCGATTTCTGCCTGGTGGGTGAAGCCTTGGCGAACCAGCTTAGCCGCGGGGAACGACTCGCAATTTGTGTATTGGGTCGAACACTCACTTTGAGACGTGAACACGTTCGCCACCCAATCAACGGCGGCGTCCTTGAAGAGCAGACTTTCGTGAGGGCGTGTGCTGAAGCTTTTCGATGTTTCTCCGTACGGGCTGAGCGTGGGATACATATATTGTAAGTTACCGTACCTGTCGATGAACACAGTCGTTCTCCTGTGTGAATTTTGACGTCTCTCTACAATTTCTTTGCCTCTACTCGTCGGAGGTTTAATGAGCACACCCCACGGCTCGGCGGTGTAGATCCTGGGCTGGTAGTGGTCATCTCGGTTGAACTTCGGGTGAGCGGCGAGCGTGCTGAAGAGCAGCACGTGAAACTGCAAAGCTTTCACCATCTTCTCCTGATACACGTTCTTATGAAGGTCATACAGGGAGGAGTTGACCTCCAGCTCGTACAGTTTCTCCGCAGGGATCATCGGGAAGCGGACACAGTTTAGCAGCTTAACCTGGGCTTCCGACGTAGACCCGTTGCCTTTCTCCTGTATCAGGCTCTCCACGGTCCGAAGCACAAAATATTCATCTGGCACCACCAGGTCCGAACGGGACAGAAGCTCCCCGAGGAGTACCCAGGAGAGGCTGAGCCAAGCCGGGGACTCGGTCAGCTTGTGGAAATTCCAGGCCAGGTACTGCAGGCAGTTCTCCCGTAGGATGAGGTCTCCGGTTTGTGTGGCGTACTCAAGAAGGGACAACTGGGTCTGAAACGAGGAGTCGTCCGGGAGGATGCGTGTGAACAGGCGGCCGATGTCCCCCATCAGTCGCTTCAACTCAAATTCCGACGCCAGCTGGTGAAGGCACTGCGCCGAGGAGACGGTCACGTCCATTTTGCGGGTGTAAAAGTatcttcaggaaaaaaaaaaaaaaaaaaaaaaacatttgaaatttttgccAAGGAGACCATTACAATACGAGCTTCGAGATAATGGCAGGtaaagtggtgccttgagatacgcgTTTCATTTCTTCTGTGAAAGGCTCGTGAATCAAAACACTTTccccattgaagtgaatgagcatgaaattaatccgttcgagcatcttccacaaaaaaaaaattgtgtatttaaatgagGACAAAGTCCCCCGTGTTATTGTACTACATAAAAACATATGgtaacaaattatttaaaatttataaGTTTTTGTCACACTGCATTCATTGAACGGCCAGCGCGCTGCAATTTTGTGGTCTGCTCACAGTGGccactgggggcagtataagacTGCAGCTCCTTGACAGTTTAACGCCAATAAACTTGTCAGTACAACACTAttagtcattctttgcagagtATAAATAATACGAATGAGTACTGTTATACTATGACTACCATTTTTATCCAGTTTGTCTCTTAAAGGGTAACAGCGCCGCAAGGTAGATActatttagcattagcatggatTCATGGATAAGTTAGGCGTGGCAATAAAGAGGATGAATCGTACGATCTTTCTCAAATTACCGCCTGTTGTGAAGCGAGTTGAACTGAGTCCATTGTCATCATTCAGCACTCACGAGGCACGACGGCTAACATCTTGAGAAACCGTAACGAGTTTGCGAATCGCAAAGCGCGAATACTCAGCGGATTCCCGTACCTCACGAAGGAGCCGACGTAAGGCTGGCAAGCCAGGTTGACGTTTAGCAAAATCTCCTCAGACGTGTTAAAGACGCGGAATTGTGAAAGGATGGCTTTGTGCGTGCAGATGGGGGTCTGCACGGTGTCGTTGTCCCTTTCGTTCCCTGTGGCGCTCTCGAATACAATCAGGAAATCGCAACCTGTCCCGCTGTCAAGTAGGGCGCCCAAATCATCTGAGAGGCTGATGCTGTGGTCCAGGTAGTGTGTAAAATTCGGCACGGTCATGTTCGTGTCTGAAACAATCACAGAGCGCTCGGATGGTGGATTCGTGGACCTCTCTTTGTTTAAACCGTGGTTGGTTCAACACTTACTTGTCGGTTCGCAAATTACGCCGACATCCTCTTTGTGGGTGCAGTCGGTCACTCCCCAGTTCCCCGCGGGACAATTAAAGAGACTCCTCTCTGTGCCGTCACATTTGACTTCATCCAGCCAAATGGGACCGGATCCTGTGGCGAGGAGATAACGATGCTTAGGCACGTTGAGTTGGTGCTCCAAGTTGCGTACCAAACTCGAATGACGGACATTAAAATACGTTAGCGTGATGAATTGTGTTCACTCAAAACGAGGCAGAGTGAACtagaatgatacagaggaaccTCAAGAGCtgggaggaaaaataaaaaaaaaaaaaaattgtacactcAGCGAAATTCATCTACATGAGTTGCACTTCCTCTTCTCTCCGGAGGAATTCAAGAGAAGTACAAGCTGTACGTACATTTGATCGATTTGCTTCCATCTAACGACAGTGAAGGGCACCTTCTTTGTAATCCTTCCCGACGACGACAGATTTGGCTCCTGGGAACTTGAGCTGGCGACACACCACCTGAGCCTCCGCCATGTCAAAACCGTCGTCGCACACGGTTCCCCACCGACCGTTGTGGTAGATCTCCACGCGACCCTCCCAGGGGTTCGCAGTGCCGGAGAGCCTCAGAGCGCCTTCTTGAGCCTCTGGAGGTTCacagaaacattttattttatttttttaataattaactTTGCTACATCATCATTCTAAATATATTTGCAGgatctttgttttttgtacattttttcccccctttggaTTTTGAAACAGTTCAGAACCAACAAAAGCAGTTTGATCAACTCACTGAAAGATGACAACTTGAATGCACTTCCGCAGATGCCAAAAAGCAGCAGAAGCCACAGCGTGGGGAACGTCGGACGCTGGCGCATTTTCAATCCACAGTGTAGAAATCTGATGACACCGAGAGATGAGTGACAGAAAAACTCAAATTCAGTCGCGTGAATTTGACTCCTGCAGCTTCAGGCGTGTGCTAATCACAAGTCTTAAACGTAAAAGAAATCTTGAGCGAACCCCAAGTCACTGTGGCAAAGATTAAATACTAAATTGCGTCCGACGCCAGCATAAATATCAAGTGAGTAAAGTCATTTCCTCCAATCTCGCGCAATtacaacacattttcacactttAGCCACTTTGCAGTTTCTCTACTTCTGTCAGCTGCAGTGACATTtataagtcacttttttttttttttaaatgatcaggGCATGGAATCAATCACACCCGGCATGCTCAAGTCATTTTAAAGGGCATTTCTTCTCATTTGACCAGCCGTCATCATTTCACATTCATTGACTTCATCAGACGAGTCTAGCTGGACTAGGACTAGGCAACGAAGAGCTGCCTGGTTTTTACACGGTCTGCACAAAACCAActtctttcaaaaacaaaccACTTCAAAATGCTGATTTTCAGATGTAAACCAGATGTAGCAGTACAAAGCCCAAGTAGTCTTTTACTACAGAAGCCCAACAAACAGTAGCAGAATTGCCCTTTTCAACAtattccgtgacccttgtgaggataagcgttccagaaaatggatgaatggattttccGCTTACTGTCACCCGAAGCTGAATCGACGGAAATCGacttttacaaatacatttgaaaatgattaCAGCATCTGGTTAACAATAAGCTTTCGCCAAGCAAGTCGCAACTATATTAAATATGACTTgagtcaagtcatgtgactcagcTCCAGCAATGAGAAAATGTCATgtaatgtaaatttaaaatcaaTTACCTGCTTCCGTGCGACTTGTCAGGACCTCCCGTCTTCAGTCAACTTGTCCGCTTTTCCTTCTGAACTTCAACTCAAAATCTTCTTCCCCGCTTTCCTTAAGTTTCGTTTGGCTGAAAAAAAGGACGTTGCGCAACCGTCGCGCACGAAAACGAACCTTGAGGAAAGCGATCGCTTTCCTGACAAAGAAAGTGGAACCGGTCCCTCGGTGTTGGACGCGAGGAACACGAAAGAGCTCGTTAATATGAGTCCAGAGTGACGACATTTAATGGTGGAGTCATGACTGTACAGCGTGTGCTGGAGGAGAACTGAACAGCCGTAAATCAGTTTCTtgtacattcattttcaaaaggaaGTCAGTGCGATAGTGAAGAAGAGGCCTTCTACGATTACGATTTGTGATGCCGCTGCTGCTGCCTTGTTCTtgatggatattaaaaaaaaaaaaaaaaatgcgtcacAGACGGGCAGCTGCGACAACGGAACAGTGACGGACGGGATTGTAAACAACGCGGAAGCGCAGTGTGGCGACCTCTCGGCCTCGAGATGACGCCGTGGACCATTccttctttccattttcaaatggcaAACAAACAAGCGACTAAGTTTCTACTTTCGACGTGGGACGGAGTACCACGGGCGGTCGGCATTCTCTCTCTAAATGGTAcgcacaaaaaaatagaattaaaaaaaaaaaaaaaaaggacgaatGGATCatttcatcaattttctacatTCTTTTTACCAAAATTTCAGGTCACATAAACCCAACTAATTAACTGTTATATAATCATATATATATCATCAAATTGAGCTCCGCGGTTCCATTTTACAGTTTTCTCAGCCTGAAATGAaactttactttttatttttaggaagGTGATTATATACAactgtaaaagaaaagaaaccaaaGTAGAATCAAACCAACCTTTTCTGGTATTCTgaccatttttcatctttcacgTATAGATGCTCGATTTGGAAGTTGTGTTGTCAGCAGCTTATAAAATAAACCAATGCACATTGTACGCCATATGAATATCAAAATCTGagaaaaaaacttattttttctcTTAATTTTGGGATAGCCGTATAAAAATCGAACACTCATATTGCAGTTCCCATTTGAAAATAGAAAGAAGGAATGACCCACGACCTTAGATGAATTCCAAGCCCTCGTACTTGACGTCGCCGATCTTGGTCTCCGGCAGGAGGATGCGTCCGTCAAGCGTGAAGGCCACCACGTAGGTGGCGATCTTGCCCGCGTCTTCCTCCGACTTGAGCGCCAGGATGATCTGGTCGTCCGTGTTGGGCACGAATTTGAACGAGGAGAAGCCGTGGGTGAGGTCCAGCGGGCCCACCCGGCTCACCGTCACGTCGGCGAAGTCCGCCGAGCAGCTCAGGACCAGGTTGGTGGCCCGCCGCTCATCCGCCGTCTCCTCGTAGCGCTCGCTGCTGGCGCGGCGCGGCAGGAAGAACCAACGCTGCAGCGTGTCGCTCCACGCCGCCGACTCGTGAATGAGGTAACCTGCGGAAAGGGAGGAACGCGGGGGTGAGGGTGGGGCCGAGTCACCCGCTCTTAACTCAAATCACCTTTCATCATTAAAATGATTGGAAACGCCATTAATCTGGTCTTTTCTTGACAACaatatcataaaaacatgataaaaaaaatgtatctgacTTGAAAAAAGTCAAGGTAACACAGACTGGTAATAAAAGCTGCCACTGTAACTGTACTtaagataaataataataaataatgataatttcTGATCGATAAACTGCAACttctttcacatgctttcaaccctgagccttatggggtgatgcggctaatttgtgcatttttttctaacagccacaagggggcactcgagcggaaaaggtaagagtgagtgcaatatatgtgccgaggaagtgacttttaccgagtttttttttttttttttttttaaccggccctgttagcgccgcgctagcgtcttgctgctgtgttactgctgtgtctcagtgttttaggtgttttttcatttaaccggccctgttagtgctgtgctagcgtgttgctactctgtagctgccacggctgtttttttttttttttaaacagccctgttcgtgctaccatgctgttgctatgttaagccaAGCTAAGCTAAAACTTTAAAGACtttttcgtgtttcaatgtgggcacttgtggcttttacacaggtgcgtcttatgtatgtaccaaatggtatttcctttagaaatATCTAaacaggccgggaattacggcactTCTGCCACCCCTGACCTGGAGGTTTGATTCCAGCGGCCGACTTGAGCGACTTGTATGCCGGGACCCAGTTCTGGTGCTCCACATCCCCCCGGAATCCCACCACTTTCACCCACTCCGGATGGTCGTTGACAAACTCGCCCGATGTGGTGGTCCATTCCTTCCCGAGACCGCCCACGTAGAGGTGCTCATCCTTCACCGCCAGCCACTCGCCTTTGAAACCTAGCGAGGGAGTGGCCGTTAAAATTTTGTCAAAAGTTGAATTCTGCCAAACGTTATTGCTCACATCCCCACTAATAGATAAAACAAACAGATAGAAACGCAGAATAGCGTGAAAAGACAACCTTTTGCCACGGTGCCGTCGCCATCCGTCAAGATGACCCAAGGACGGCCTTGTCGCCGTCGATGCGGTAAACGATGCCCGTCCTGTCGTCCACGCTGTAAAGCTTCCCGTTGAACACCACCAGCTCCGACAGCTCCATGCCCCGCCCCTTCTCGGCCAGGTGACCCTCCAGCACGGTCCTTTCGGCGTCCCACTCCACGGACACCCTGTCGCCGCTCTGCGACACCAGGAGGTACCCGCGCCGCATGTAGCTGAACCACGTCAGCGTTTTCTCGCTACGAGAGTTCGTGTCCAGGTCGGCGATGACGCCGATGCGGTAGCGCGTGCCCTGCGCCGTGCGCTCGGGCGGACTGAGAGGGTAGGTGTCGTTGTAGCGGTCGCCGGCCCGCGGCGGATCGTCGCGGTCCGCCTTCCAGCCCAAGGAGGTGTACGCGCGGGGGTGCAGGCCAGCGCTCAAGTGCATGAGCAGCAGCAGGACCACGGCCAGCGAAATGACCATCACCACGATGGGCCGCCACTTGAGACGGAAGCGAGGGTCCGTGGCGTTGGGCATGGTCGGCAACATGGGGAGGCCCCCGACGGAGATCCGCAAACCGTTCATGGGCTCATTCTGCTCCAGGCGAGCGTAGGCTGCAGGTGCAGTCATAGAGGATGGAGGCAGGGAGTGACCTGAAGGAGAGAAAAGTCCAAATGGGAGTTAACCCCTGCATATTCCggttcaaaatgacatttacatttttcttacaaaaaaagacaacatggaGTCGAAGCAGTTTAACCGGAAAGTAGTAATTTGTGTCCTGTGCTATCTTTTACTTTTctctaaagaaacaaaaaacattaccgtaatttccggccgagaagccgcaacatttttcacacgctttcaaactctgcggtttatgtggctaatttgtgcatttttttcctaacggccgcaagggggcacgcgagcggaaaaggtaagagtgtgaccggtggaatatatgtgccgagggagtgacttttatcggtcccgtcctgttagcgttgcgctagcttcccgtgtcttagtgattttttccccggtatgtttttttttttttttttttaaccagccctgttagcacggcgcgaGCGTTAGCCCGGTGCTAGCCTTAGGATTAGCACTGCcgcactagtgttaaactctctgtgtactgtctttgtaaatatctcgtgtttacggcttttacacagctgcggcgtatgcatgtaccaaatagtatttcctttacaaatctactgggtgaggcttataaccaggtacgctctgtaggccgggaattacggtacttcgtGGAAGTTAAAACAAGTGTATGTGGGGGAGGAGGGTGCaattaaaaaattgttttaaaacttGTTTGGTATAAGAGCACGTCAGGCAGATCTCAGAagtgactgaaaaaaaacaagcagaacCCGTTTTGAAAGGCATTGTCATGATATTAAAATGTAGTCCAAATGAGTGAATAATCCGGTGTTTGTGGTCACGTTTAACAAGTGACAGCCGCTGCTGAGGTCGTCAATTTACACATTGCAGTCCGTGTTTTCTGTGTAAGCTctctaaacaaacaaaactcccAGTATTGGTAAATTCCATTTGTGATTATCGTCAGAGAATACTGACACACAGCCAATATTCCTCGCAAATCTTATGCAACTGTCACCCGTTCGATGGTTAAATAAGTTAAACGACGACTGTTTGGACCTGAAGGTTCACCCAAATCCCGTTGGAGTGACTTTGAATGTTCATTCAGGATCTAAATTCACAGTTTACCTCTGAAGACCTTTGAAGGGGGCTAAGAATTCAAACCAATCCTATTTTCACGAGCATTACGATGCCTCGTCTTAATCTGACAAAAGATTCCTGATAGAAAACGGGTAAGCGTaggtcattcatttatttactgtacagtaatccctctctactccGCGGATCACCTATCggggattcagtgcatcgcagaTTCCcgcccctccccaaaaaaagccgGATCGCTACGTGCTAATGCGCCACCCCCGGCATGATGACATGGACAAatgaagcaacaacaacaacaaaaaaatacgcCATTTAGCcttactttgtggtttttcacttttcgtgggtgggtctggtcccaattaactgtgaaaaacgagggattactgcaaTAGGTAATAAAGTTTCTCCTCACACCCTGGACATACAGCTACAGCATTTTGATTGAATGAAAATTATATCCTTACAATTTCCACGAGTTTAATTCTTCAATCGGCATGATAGACAAGTTATTCAGGAAATACACGGCTGACGGGCGAGGCCCTTCAGAAGACTCATTAAAACTGACAAATCAAGAACGGCACTGAACCTTAACGTTTGTTACCGCTGAGGCTTACTTTCTATCTAGAACATCTCTCGACACCAAGTGTtgcaaaaaagccaaagaaaaagcaggaTAGCAGAATTCATTGAACTGAGGACTCGCACAAAATGCTAAATTCATACGCGAACTTTTGAGAAACCGaggacaaaaatgcaaataggtGAGTCTTTCAACATATAACGATGGAAAGGTTTCCCCAAAAATCTGAACCGCAACTATGCAGTGATTGAGTCTTTGAGGAGTCAACTATCATAAAAGGtgcttaaatattttcattagcccaaaaacaacaaatcttaTTTTTCCTAGTGTCATCCGTTGCTCCGATGAGCCTTAACTTAAAATGATGTCGGTGAAAAACAGCAACCTTGTACTTTAACCTTTATCACAAATAGTTCCACTGAGTTCTTTTTTCCTTGCACTCCAAgcatcacccccccaaaaaaaagccactgaaaaaaaaaaaaaaaacatctagcgtttaaaaaaaaaaaatcacgtgcaaGGGGAACAATGTCAACAATCTTGAGTTCTTTTGACGTGGACCAGCAGGCTCCTCGGGGGGGAGCAAATCACgcgggggacgggggggggtgCGGCCAGCCTCCACACGGTGCAGTGAAAGAGCCTTTGACGACGGGGTCGGGTCGGCGGGGGGGTGGCGTCGCGCGCCCCGTGAAACGCGCCTCTGTGCCGTCGCAAAGG contains these protein-coding regions:
- the LOC133513968 gene encoding galectin-3-binding protein A-like; this translates as MRQRPTFPTLWLLLLFGICGSAFKLSSFKAQEGALRLSGTANPWEGRVEIYHNGRWGTVCDDGFDMAEAQVVCRQLKFPGAKSVVVGKDYKEGSGPIWLDEVKCDGTERSLFNCPAGNWGVTDCTHKEDVGVICEPTNTNMTVPNFTHYLDHSISLSDDLGALLDSGTGCDFLIVFESATGNERDNDTVQTPICTHKAILSQFRVFNTSEEILLNVNLACQPYVGSFVRYFYTRKMDVTVSSAQCLHQLASEFELKRLMGDIGRLFTRILPDDSSFQTQLSLLEYATQTGDLILRENCLQYLAWNFHKLTESPAWLSLSWVLLGELLSRSDLVVPDEYFVLRTVESLIQEKGNGSTSEAQVKLLNCVRFPMIPAEKLYELEVNSSLYDLHKNVYQEKMVKALQFHVLLFSTLAAHPKFNRDDHYQPRIYTAEPWGVLIKPPTSRGKEIVERRQNSHRRTTVFIDRYGNLQYMYPTLSPYGETSKSFSTRPHESLLFKDAAVDWVANVFTSQSECSTQYTNCESFPAAKLVRQGFTHQAEIAYRNRLLVICQDKYVCQVQEFKNDMAYVAVNGTKVPTYPCPGEKFAYRFVVRPEYV
- the cant1a gene encoding LOW QUALITY PROTEIN: soluble calcium-activated nucleotidase 1 (The sequence of the model RefSeq protein was modified relative to this genomic sequence to represent the inferred CDS: inserted 1 base in 1 codon), with translation MTAPAAYARLEQNEPMNGLRISVGGLPMLPTMPNATDPRFRLKWRPIVVMVISLAVVLLLLMHLSAGLHPRAYTSLGWKADRDDPPRAGDRYNDTYPLSPPERTAQGTRYRIGVIADLDTNSRSEKTLTWFSYMRRGYLLVSQSGDRVSVEWDAERTVLEGHLAEKGRGMELSELVVFNGKLYSVDDRTGIVYRIDGDKAXPWVILTDGDGTVAKGFKGEWLAVKDEHLYVGGLGKEWTTTSGEFVNDHPEWVKVVGFRGDVEHQNWVPAYKSLKSAAGIKPPGYLIHESAAWSDTLQRWFFLPRRASSERYEETADERRATNLVLSCSADFADVTVSRVGPLDLTHGFSSFKFVPNTDDQIILALKSEEDAGKIATYVVAFTLDGRILLPETKIGDVKYEGLEFI